GCTGGAGCCGCAGAGGGTGCTATGGATGCGGCCAACATTCTCAAACCGCCGCTGGCGAGAGGTGAATTAAGAGCTATAGGTGCGACTACAGTAGAGGAGTATAGAAAGTACATCGAGAAAGACCCTGCACTCGAACGAAGATTCGCACCAGTATATGTGCGCGAACCCACAATCGAGGAAACTATTTCGATATTAAGAGGGCTTAAGGAAAGGTTTGAGATTCATCATAAGGTCAAGATAAAAGATGAGGCTTTGGTGGCTGCTGCAAAACTTTCCGCACGCTACATTACCGACCGTTATCTTCCCGATAAAGCTATCGACCTCGTTGATGAGGCTGCTGCGAGGCTGAGAATAGATTTGTATTCTATTCCCAAACCGCTTGATGATGTTATAAAGAAGATAAGGCAGCTTAATCTTGAGATAAAGGGGTTGGAGCGAGAGCCTGAGGAAAGAGAGAAAGTAGAAAAACTAAAAAAAGAGCTTCGCAAACTTGAGGAGGAACGGAAAAAGCTTGAGGCTCAATGGCAAGTGGAGAAGCAGGCCCTTCAGAAGATAAGCGAGCTTAAGGAAAAGATTGAGAAAGCCAAGTTCGAGCTTGAACAGGCGCAGAGAGCCGGTGATTTCGAAAGGGCGGCGCGAATCCAGTATGGTGCTCTCATTGAACTTCAGAAAATGCTTGAACAGGCACAAAAACAGCTCAGCGAGATCCAAAAGCAGGGGAAATTACTTAAGGAGGAAGTGGACGAGGAGGACATAGCAAAGGTTCTCTCGGAGTGGACTGGTATCCCTGTAGCAAGATTAACCCAGAGCGAAAAAGAAAAGCTTCTTCACCTCGAGGACGAGCTTCACAAACGCATAGTTGATCAAGAGCATGCCGTGAAAGCCGTTGCAAGAGTGGTTCGTGCGACCAGAGCTGGCTTAACCGACCCTAATAGACCCCATGGTAGTTTCATATTTCTTGGTTCGACAGGTGTAGGAAAAACTGAGCTGGCAAAAGCTCTTGCGGAGACTCTTTTCGATACCGAAAAAGCTCTGATAAGAATTGATATGTCAGAATACATGGAGAAACACTCAGTAAGCCGACTTATAGGTGCACCGCCGGGTTATGTGGGCTACGAGGAAGGGGGACAATTAACTGAAGCGGTAAGGCGACGACCGTTTTCAGTTGTTTTGTTCGACGAGATTGAGAAAGCTCATCCAGAGGTTTTTAACATTCTGCTCCAAGTGCTTGATGATGGGCGATTAACTGACAACAAGGGCAGAACCATTGATTTCAAAAACACCATACTGATAATGACCTCAAACCTTGGGGCGAGGCTTATTGTCGACAGAATAAGCGAAATAAACGAACAAAATCGTGATTCCATTCATGCTGAACTTGAAAAACAGCTAAAGGACCTTCTAAGGAAGACATTACCACCAGAATTCCTTAACAGAATAGATGAAATAATAGTATTTAAACCATTACTATCTAAGGAGATAGCTGAAATAGTGAAGCTGCAATTTGAACATGTTAGGAAAAGGCTTATCGAGCAGGGAATAGACGCTGAGCTTACCCAAGCAGCCGCTGAATACCTTGCTAAGAAGGGTTATG
This genomic stretch from bacterium harbors:
- a CDS encoding AAA family ATPase — its product is SLEDAMQTGERLFKDEYTSVEHILLAMTDGTDTRAARILSEFGITKDKILQALRVIRGHHRITDQQPETKFAATEQYGIDLTKLAREGKLDPIIGREEEIRRVITILSRKTKNNPALIGEPGVGKTAIVEGLAQKIAANEVPDSLRGSRIIQLDMGAMIAGTKYRGEFEERLKSFIKEVVESQGKIILFIDEMHTIVGAGAAEGAMDAANILKPPLARGELRAIGATTVEEYRKYIEKDPALERRFAPVYVREPTIEETISILRGLKERFEIHHKVKIKDEALVAAAKLSARYITDRYLPDKAIDLVDEAAARLRIDLYSIPKPLDDVIKKIRQLNLEIKGLEREPEEREKVEKLKKELRKLEEERKKLEAQWQVEKQALQKISELKEKIEKAKFELEQAQRAGDFERAARIQYGALIELQKMLEQAQKQLSEIQKQGKLLKEEVDEEDIAKVLSEWTGIPVARLTQSEKEKLLHLEDELHKRIVDQEHAVKAVARVVRATRAGLTDPNRPHGSFIFLGSTGVGKTELAKALAETLFDTEKALIRIDMSEYMEKHSVSRLIGAPPGYVGYEEGGQLTEAVRRRPFSVVLFDEIEKAHPEVFNILLQVLDDGRLTDNKGRTIDFKNTILIMTSNLGARLIVDRISEINEQNRDSIHAELEKQLKDLLRKTLPPEFLNRIDEIIVFKPLLSKEIAEIVKLQFEHVRKRLIEQGIDAELTQAAAEYLAKKGYDPVFGARPIKRLIESEITQRLASMILSGELKEGDKTVVDVKDSEIVISKK